A region from the Sandaracinus amylolyticus genome encodes:
- a CDS encoding uracil-DNA glycosylase family protein, which translates to MPTVSPLVRISRELGKKVSRLSFGEPVAYVYNPLEYARAPHEAYLERYGSKAPREVLMLGMNPGPFGMAQTGVPFGDVAMVRDFLGITGDVSRPKKQHPQRLVLGFACPRSEVSGTRFWGFARDRFGTAERFFDRFFVWNWCPLVFMEASSRNLTPDKLRASEREPLFAACDEALGRIVETLRPRYVVGVGGFAEQRAHRTLGEGTPITIGCILHPSPASPAANKDWAGNVDRQLRELGIALEGANA; encoded by the coding sequence ATGCCGACGGTCTCGCCGCTCGTCCGCATCAGCCGCGAGCTCGGCAAGAAGGTCTCGCGCCTCTCGTTCGGCGAGCCCGTGGCGTACGTCTACAACCCGCTCGAGTACGCGCGCGCGCCGCACGAGGCGTACCTCGAGCGCTACGGGAGCAAGGCGCCGCGCGAGGTGCTGATGCTCGGGATGAACCCCGGGCCGTTCGGGATGGCGCAGACCGGCGTGCCCTTCGGCGACGTGGCGATGGTGCGCGACTTCCTCGGCATCACGGGCGACGTCTCGCGCCCGAAGAAGCAGCACCCGCAGCGCCTCGTGTTGGGCTTCGCGTGCCCGCGCAGCGAGGTGAGCGGGACGCGCTTCTGGGGCTTCGCGCGCGATCGCTTCGGCACCGCGGAGCGCTTCTTCGATCGCTTCTTCGTGTGGAACTGGTGCCCGCTGGTCTTCATGGAGGCGTCGAGCCGCAACCTCACGCCCGACAAGCTGCGCGCGAGCGAGCGCGAGCCGCTCTTCGCGGCGTGCGACGAGGCGCTCGGCCGCATCGTCGAGACGCTGCGCCCGAGGTACGTCGTCGGCGTCGGCGGCTTCGCGGAGCAGCGCGCGCATCGCACGCTCGGCGAAGGAACGCCGATCACGATCGGCTGCATCCTCCATCCGAGCCCGGCGAGCCCTGCGGCGAACAAGGACTGGGCGGGCAACGTAGATCGCCAGCTGCGCGAGCTCGGCATCGCGCTCGAGGGAGCGAACGCATGA
- a CDS encoding PaaI family thioesterase encodes MRLDVPPDQKAQVCAVMTQGMQARIPHNRALGLEVIDYAASEVWMRLPYDAKLVGNPATGVMHGGAVSSLMDAACGFATMIALGGPSPIATLDLRIDYLKPAIPGADVIAHAHCFKITRHVCFVRGTAYVHDANDPIASVAATFARKARKRKDGAP; translated from the coding sequence ATGAGGCTCGACGTCCCGCCGGATCAGAAGGCGCAAGTCTGCGCGGTGATGACGCAGGGCATGCAGGCCCGCATCCCGCACAACCGCGCGCTCGGGCTCGAGGTGATCGACTACGCGGCGAGCGAGGTGTGGATGCGCCTGCCCTACGACGCGAAGCTGGTCGGCAATCCCGCGACGGGCGTGATGCACGGCGGTGCGGTCTCGTCGCTGATGGACGCCGCGTGTGGGTTCGCGACGATGATCGCGCTCGGCGGGCCCTCGCCGATCGCGACGCTCGATCTGCGCATCGACTACCTCAAGCCCGCGATCCCGGGCGCCGACGTCATCGCGCACGCGCACTGCTTCAAGATCACGCGCCACGTGTGCTTCGTGCGCGGCACCGCGTACGTGCACGACGCGAACGATCCGATCGCGTCGGTCGCGGCGACGTTCGCGCGCAAGGCGCGCAAGAGGAAGGACGGCGCGCCGTGA
- a CDS encoding PaaI family thioesterase: MTPAALEGLLQRAREARDPSVLVAAIPYAQFLGLGLEPDGDGVRGRLRYDESLIGDATIPALHGGTIAALLESTAILDVLWRAEDEIVLPRTITFTIDYLRSGRPVDTLCRASIVRQGKRVVVVDVRAFQDDDESRPIATAVVHLLVARDTSDAD; encoded by the coding sequence GTGACGCCCGCTGCGCTCGAAGGGCTGCTCCAGCGCGCGCGTGAAGCGCGGGATCCGAGCGTGCTCGTCGCCGCGATCCCGTACGCGCAATTCCTCGGCCTCGGGCTCGAGCCCGACGGCGACGGGGTGCGCGGTCGACTGCGCTACGACGAGTCGCTCATCGGCGACGCGACGATCCCCGCGCTGCACGGCGGCACCATCGCGGCGCTGCTCGAGTCGACGGCCATCCTCGACGTGCTGTGGCGCGCCGAGGACGAGATCGTCCTGCCGCGCACGATCACGTTCACGATCGACTACCTGCGCTCGGGCCGTCCGGTCGACACGCTCTGTCGCGCGTCGATCGTGCGGCAGGGTAAGCGCGTCGTCGTGGTCGACGTGCGCGCGTTCCAGGACGACGACGAGTCGCGCCCGATCGCGACCGCGGTCGTGCACCTCCTCGTCGCGCGCGACACCAGCGACGCCGACTGA
- a CDS encoding DUF7107 domain-containing protein has product MARTRSAILLGLAAAATFALLGGCSQEDYYCDETGCYYCDGLGCRDVDPPDRGDCGCNADCASGLSCTSLGCTQSCDDTDDCARGTICEAGFCVGPTETVPTASIECTCTNNSDCDRFEGDGEDLVCIDGSCVPTTTPTCDETRPCSAGRVCVDGECRTPDDVCRFSSECGPGRICVDQHCTIGCDATTPCPTGAICVDGFCREEPGTDDCTTTAECPSGDVCIDGRCWDACTSDEQCGEGRYCGPDGRCRVDDRPRPICSRDADCAEGAVCRDGVCRSPCEDATDCRRFDEQLTFCIELLCYTTNEATSDCSAASECDAGQSCVDGICR; this is encoded by the coding sequence GTGGCGAGGACCCGTTCCGCGATCTTGCTCGGCTTGGCGGCAGCCGCGACGTTCGCGCTCCTGGGTGGATGTTCCCAGGAGGACTACTACTGCGACGAGACCGGCTGTTACTACTGCGATGGCCTCGGCTGTCGCGACGTGGACCCGCCGGACCGCGGCGACTGCGGCTGCAACGCCGACTGCGCCTCGGGCCTCTCGTGCACCTCGCTCGGCTGCACCCAGAGCTGCGACGACACCGACGACTGCGCGCGCGGCACCATCTGCGAGGCCGGCTTCTGCGTCGGCCCGACCGAGACCGTGCCCACCGCGTCGATCGAGTGCACCTGCACGAACAACTCGGACTGCGACCGCTTCGAGGGTGACGGCGAGGACCTCGTCTGCATCGACGGCTCGTGCGTCCCGACGACGACGCCGACCTGCGACGAGACGCGCCCCTGCTCGGCGGGCCGCGTGTGCGTCGACGGCGAGTGCCGCACGCCCGACGACGTGTGCCGCTTCTCGTCGGAGTGCGGTCCTGGCCGCATCTGCGTCGACCAGCACTGCACGATCGGCTGCGACGCGACGACGCCGTGCCCGACCGGCGCGATCTGCGTGGACGGCTTCTGCCGCGAGGAGCCCGGCACCGACGACTGCACGACGACCGCGGAGTGCCCCTCGGGCGACGTGTGCATCGACGGTCGCTGCTGGGATGCGTGCACCAGCGACGAGCAGTGCGGCGAGGGTCGTTACTGCGGTCCCGATGGTCGCTGCCGCGTGGACGATCGCCCGCGCCCGATCTGCTCGCGCGACGCCGACTGCGCCGAGGGCGCGGTGTGCCGCGACGGCGTGTGCCGCTCGCCCTGCGAGGACGCGACCGACTGCCGTCGCTTCGACGAGCAGCTGACGTTCTGCATCGAGCTGCTCTGCTACACGACGAACGAGGCGACGAGCGACTGCTCGGCGGCCTCGGAGTGCGACGCGGGTCAGAGCTGCGTCGACGGCATCTGCCGCTGA
- a CDS encoding aminotransferase class V-fold PLP-dependent enzyme, with protein MTVIDPRALRAHYTHFVRPGRILLTGHSHQAWPDVARDAQLRAFDDAAELVDDKWERAFEAAEAVRVGVASRIGARADDIALGASTHELVTRFSSALDLRARPHVVTTSGEFHSMHRQLARLAEAGVDVEMVPWAPVSTLAERLAAAVRPTTAALMASSVLFETSSIVPHLRVAIEAAHRVGAAVLIDAYHAFGVVPFSVGELGPDPIFVTGGGYKYAQWGEGVCWLRVPPDNAMRPVVTGWFSDFANLAAMRSGGAIGYGARGADRFAGSTYDPTSHYRARAVIDFFDAQGLTIERLRATSSAQTTRIVAGLDGVEVLTPREPSARGGFVALRVPRANDVVGALRARGVLTDARGDVLRLGPAPYVTDDEIDEALARLRAVLSV; from the coding sequence GTGACCGTGATCGATCCTCGCGCGCTGCGCGCGCACTACACGCACTTCGTTCGTCCGGGGCGCATCCTGCTCACCGGGCACTCACACCAGGCGTGGCCCGACGTCGCGCGCGACGCGCAGCTGCGCGCGTTCGACGACGCGGCCGAGCTCGTCGACGACAAGTGGGAGCGCGCCTTCGAGGCCGCGGAGGCGGTGCGCGTGGGCGTCGCGTCGCGCATCGGCGCGCGCGCCGACGACATCGCGCTCGGCGCGAGCACGCACGAGCTGGTGACGCGCTTCTCGTCCGCGCTGGATCTGCGCGCGCGACCGCACGTCGTGACGACGAGCGGTGAGTTCCACTCGATGCACCGGCAGCTCGCGCGCCTCGCCGAGGCGGGCGTCGACGTCGAGATGGTGCCGTGGGCGCCGGTGTCGACGCTCGCCGAGCGGCTCGCGGCCGCGGTGCGTCCGACGACCGCCGCGCTGATGGCGTCCAGCGTGCTCTTCGAGACGTCGTCGATCGTCCCGCACCTGCGCGTCGCGATCGAGGCCGCGCATCGTGTCGGCGCGGCGGTGCTGATCGACGCGTACCACGCGTTCGGGGTGGTGCCGTTCTCCGTGGGCGAGCTCGGGCCCGATCCGATCTTCGTCACGGGCGGCGGGTACAAGTACGCGCAGTGGGGCGAAGGCGTCTGCTGGCTGCGCGTGCCGCCGGACAACGCGATGCGCCCCGTCGTGACCGGCTGGTTCAGCGACTTCGCGAACCTCGCGGCGATGCGCAGCGGCGGTGCGATCGGGTACGGCGCGCGCGGCGCGGATCGCTTCGCGGGCTCGACGTACGACCCGACGAGCCACTATCGCGCGCGCGCGGTGATCGATTTCTTCGACGCGCAGGGGCTCACGATCGAGCGGCTGCGCGCGACGTCGAGCGCGCAGACGACGCGCATCGTCGCGGGGCTCGACGGCGTCGAGGTGCTCACGCCGCGCGAGCCGAGCGCGCGCGGTGGGTTCGTCGCGCTGCGCGTGCCTCGTGCGAACGACGTGGTCGGCGCGCTGCGCGCTCGCGGCGTGCTCACCGATGCGCGCGGCGACGTGCTGCGCCTCGGGCCCGCGCCGTACGTGACCGACGACGAGATCGACGAGGCGCTCGCGCGGCTGCGCGCGGTGCTGAGCGTCTGA
- a CDS encoding PPK2 family polyphosphate kinase has product MPKKKTRFVEAVPSEFLVPFDGGFRIKDTPTKPPKSKRDDGGNGDALLASIERMRKLQARLMAGDRHSLLVVFQAMDAAGKDGTVKAVMTGVNPAGVEVTSFKQPSEVELDHDFLWRVQRALPERGRIGIFNRSHYEEVLVVRVHPEYLDRQRLPELPEDLDRLWDERYESIRAWEHHLARNGTTIVKFFLNVSRDEQKKRFLDRVNDPEANWKFSSADIRERARWKDYMRAYEDALNATSRPCAPWYAIPADDKKFMRAAVADIIVRTLEAIDPQYPSVTDAERERMQEAVAELARE; this is encoded by the coding sequence ATGCCCAAGAAGAAGACCCGCTTCGTCGAGGCCGTCCCGAGCGAGTTCCTCGTCCCCTTCGACGGCGGCTTCCGCATCAAGGACACGCCGACGAAGCCGCCGAAATCCAAGCGCGACGACGGCGGGAACGGCGACGCGCTCCTCGCGTCCATCGAGCGCATGCGGAAGCTGCAGGCGCGGCTGATGGCGGGTGATCGTCACTCGCTGCTCGTCGTCTTCCAGGCGATGGACGCAGCGGGCAAGGACGGCACGGTGAAGGCGGTGATGACCGGCGTGAACCCCGCGGGCGTCGAGGTCACGTCGTTCAAGCAGCCGAGCGAGGTCGAGCTCGATCACGACTTCCTCTGGCGCGTGCAGCGCGCGCTGCCGGAGCGCGGTCGCATCGGCATCTTCAACCGCAGCCACTACGAGGAAGTGCTCGTCGTGCGGGTGCACCCCGAGTACCTCGATCGCCAGCGCTTGCCCGAGCTGCCCGAGGATCTCGATCGGCTCTGGGACGAGCGCTACGAATCGATCCGCGCGTGGGAGCACCACCTCGCGCGCAACGGCACGACCATCGTGAAGTTCTTCCTCAACGTCTCGCGCGACGAGCAGAAGAAGCGCTTCCTCGATCGCGTGAACGATCCGGAGGCGAACTGGAAGTTCAGCTCCGCCGACATCCGCGAGCGCGCGCGCTGGAAGGACTACATGCGCGCGTACGAGGACGCGCTGAACGCGACGTCGCGCCCCTGCGCGCCGTGGTACGCGATCCCCGCCGACGACAAGAAGTTCATGCGCGCGGCCGTCGCGGACATCATCGTGCGCACGCTCGAGGCGATCGATCCGCAGTACCCGTCGGTCACCGACGCGGAGCGCGAGAGGATGCAGGAGGCAGTCGCCGAGCTCGCGCGCGAGTAG
- a CDS encoding DMT family transporter, with protein MQQFLSPGIRAMLLSALAFSVMSALVKLAGERLSSVQITMVRGIVTLALSWWAVKRAGISPWGNDRKWLVVRGLLGFVGLHCYYFAVTRLPLADATVIQLTNPLMVAVAAAIFLHEPLRRSDLAGIALGLGGVVLVSRPTFLFGGEERALDPIALGVAVLGAIVAASVYVVVRKLRATEHPLVVVLQFPMLTVPLTLPLVIPVWQWPTPFEWLVLLGVGVFTQIGQVKMTEALHLEPAARATAVSYVQILFAVIFGVVLFRETPTAWTLAGATSIAIGTAIVARPRAPTTS; from the coding sequence GTGCAGCAGTTCCTGAGCCCCGGCATCCGCGCGATGCTCCTCAGCGCGCTCGCGTTCAGCGTGATGAGCGCGCTCGTGAAGCTCGCGGGAGAGCGCCTCTCGAGCGTCCAGATCACGATGGTGCGCGGGATCGTCACGCTCGCGCTCTCGTGGTGGGCGGTGAAGCGCGCGGGGATCTCGCCCTGGGGCAACGATCGCAAGTGGCTCGTGGTGCGCGGGCTGCTCGGGTTCGTGGGGCTCCACTGCTACTACTTCGCGGTCACGCGCCTGCCGCTCGCTGACGCGACGGTGATCCAGCTGACGAACCCGCTGATGGTCGCCGTCGCCGCGGCGATCTTCCTGCACGAGCCGCTGCGCCGGAGCGATCTCGCGGGCATCGCGCTGGGCCTCGGCGGCGTGGTGTTGGTGTCGCGTCCGACGTTCCTCTTCGGCGGCGAGGAGCGCGCGCTCGATCCGATCGCGCTCGGGGTCGCGGTGCTCGGCGCGATCGTCGCAGCGTCGGTCTACGTCGTGGTGCGCAAGCTGCGCGCGACCGAGCATCCGCTCGTCGTGGTGCTGCAGTTCCCGATGCTGACCGTGCCGCTCACGCTCCCGCTCGTGATCCCGGTGTGGCAGTGGCCGACGCCGTTCGAGTGGCTCGTGCTGCTCGGCGTCGGCGTGTTCACCCAGATCGGCCAGGTGAAGATGACCGAGGCGCTGCACCTCGAGCCCGCCGCGCGCGCGACCGCGGTGAGCTACGTGCAGATCCTCTTCGCCGTGATCTTCGGCGTCGTGCTGTTCCGCGAGACGCCGACCGCGTGGACGCTCGCCGGCGCGACGTCGATCGCGATCGGCACCGCGATCGTCGCGCGACCGCGCGCACCGACGACGAGCTGA
- a CDS encoding cellulose synthase family protein, giving the protein MEIAVIALYMLVLGVLAVYGFHRGQLLFLYWKHRHQAPRPASKFKDLPVVTVQLPMFNEMYVAERLLESVAGIDYPKDKLEIQVLDDSTDETRQIAKAKVEELVERGFDAVYLHRTDRSGYKAGALEAGVKVAKGDYLLVFDADFVPTTSIVMDLIHHFSDPTVGMVQARWGHLNRDYSMLTRVQSMMLDGHFVVEHIARNRSGRFFNFNGTAGIWRKAAIVDAGGWQHDTLTEDMDLSFRAQMRGWRFVYVPDALAPAEVPCEMNSFKSQQFRWAKGSAQTAKKLLPVVLRAKLPWKIKLECVFHLTNNFAYLFLVILAMLQLPNMILRQQIARPELLLLDVPLFALTSGSIVLFYLTTHRALYGNLWEAVRRLPLMMALGIGLSLNNARAVVEGLFGGESEFVRTPKHGVVKKTESWTKAKYRAGKNLFSWLEFGFGLYFVATIALGVVIGAWASIPFLVLFMVGFLYVGGLSLYQAR; this is encoded by the coding sequence GTGGAAATCGCGGTCATCGCCCTCTACATGCTCGTGCTCGGTGTGCTCGCCGTGTACGGGTTCCACCGCGGGCAGCTCCTCTTCCTCTACTGGAAGCACCGCCACCAGGCGCCACGCCCCGCCTCGAAGTTCAAGGATCTGCCCGTCGTCACGGTGCAGCTCCCGATGTTCAACGAGATGTACGTCGCGGAGCGGCTGCTCGAGAGCGTCGCCGGCATCGACTACCCGAAGGACAAGCTGGAGATCCAGGTCCTCGACGACTCGACCGACGAGACCCGCCAGATCGCGAAGGCGAAGGTCGAGGAGCTCGTCGAGCGCGGCTTCGACGCGGTCTATCTCCACCGCACGGATCGCAGCGGCTACAAGGCGGGCGCGCTCGAGGCCGGCGTGAAGGTCGCGAAGGGCGACTACCTGCTCGTCTTCGACGCCGACTTCGTCCCGACGACGTCGATCGTGATGGACCTGATCCACCACTTCAGCGATCCGACGGTCGGCATGGTGCAGGCGCGCTGGGGCCACCTGAACCGCGACTACTCGATGCTCACGCGCGTGCAGTCGATGATGCTCGACGGCCACTTCGTGGTGGAGCACATCGCGCGCAATCGCTCGGGCCGCTTCTTCAATTTCAACGGCACCGCGGGCATCTGGCGCAAGGCCGCGATCGTCGACGCGGGCGGCTGGCAGCACGACACGCTCACCGAGGACATGGACCTCTCGTTCCGCGCGCAGATGCGCGGATGGCGCTTCGTCTACGTGCCCGACGCGCTCGCGCCGGCCGAGGTGCCCTGCGAGATGAACAGCTTCAAGTCGCAGCAGTTCCGCTGGGCGAAGGGCTCGGCGCAGACCGCGAAGAAGCTGCTCCCCGTCGTCCTCCGCGCGAAGCTGCCGTGGAAGATCAAGCTCGAGTGCGTCTTCCACCTCACGAACAACTTCGCGTACCTCTTCCTCGTCATCCTCGCGATGCTGCAGCTGCCGAACATGATCCTGCGGCAGCAGATCGCGCGCCCCGAGCTGCTCCTGCTCGACGTGCCGCTCTTCGCGCTGACCAGCGGCTCGATCGTGCTCTTCTACCTGACGACGCACCGCGCGCTGTACGGCAACCTCTGGGAGGCCGTGCGACGCCTGCCGCTGATGATGGCGCTCGGCATCGGTCTCTCGCTCAACAACGCGCGCGCGGTGGTCGAGGGTCTGTTCGGCGGTGAGAGCGAGTTCGTCCGCACGCCGAAGCACGGCGTCGTGAAGAAGACCGAGAGCTGGACGAAGGCGAAGTACCGCGCCGGCAAGAACCTCTTCTCGTGGCTCGAGTTCGGGTTCGGCCTCTACTTCGTCGCGACGATCGCGCTCGGCGTGGTGATCGGCGCGTGGGCGAGCATCCCGTTCCTCGTGCTCTTCATGGTCGGCTTCCTGTACGTCGGCGGGCTGAGCCTCTACCAGGCGCGCTGA